atgcaggagggctggggctcgtccctgtcacacctgggctcctcaggaggctcccagagcccaccacgagcttctgctgctcctctttcaggcagagccctgggctctgctgcccctccaCCCAGAGCGGGCTCTGACGGCCATCGAGGCGACATCAGAGACGCCACCGCCGCCTGTCGCGAAGACTCAACATCAGGACTCCCCCACAGaccccccagctccagctttgcCCTCCAGGCCCCTCCAGCTGCCCCCGCACCCCCTCCTCCCCGAGCCCATCAGCGCAAATCACAGCCCTGGCCTCCTCCGCGGTCCCTGGGGACAGCGCAGGTGACACCGGAGCCCCGGGGGCACCTttcccccccggccccggctccaGCCCCCTCCTCTCCCGGAGCGAGGCGGCGAATGCGCAGCGCCGGCTCGGAGCAGTGCATCAGGACGTGCTGTGCCGAGGAGCAGCCATGCTGGGGCTCCGAaatctccctcctgcagcagccccggccAAGGTCAGCCCCGTCCCCGCCGCAGGTGCCGCGGGGGCCGCATTCCGCGCTCAGCGCGCCCTCCCCAGCGCAGGGGGGGCTCGGATCCATCGCTGCCGGACGCGGGAGCGCCCCGGAGCCCCGCAGCGGGGTCAGGGCGCCCCTGAGGAGGTTTTGGGGCAcggacagggcagggggagctggcaggagctgggcagatCAGATGGCACGGTGGCCATGGCAACGGCACGGCGTAGGTGGACCAAACACAATAGGGACGCGCGAGGTAAAGCGGCTCCGCTCCCCCCGCGCTCGGCACCGCGTCCGACCCCGGCAGCTCCGGGGGGACCCCCCGGCGCATCCGGCACCCCCAAACCCGGCAAAGAGGGATAAATCTTTGAGAAACGCCAAGGACAAGGAACGGGATCCCCTCGGAGGGGGTCACGGCAGCGCGGGAGGGGGGCGCTGAGCACCCCCGTTCCCGGCAGAGATGGGGGTGAGGAAGACCCCGGCACGCAGCCGCCGCCGGAGCCCGCCCTGCCCTTCCTCCGTCCCTTCGCAGCCGGGGCTGGCGGAGCCGCAGGGACAGCGGAGCCGCCGCTccggctgctgcagggctggggcggCCCCTCCCCGAAAAGCCACCCCCGACACGGCGGGCAGCGGCTCGGCACCGGCCCCGGGGTCAcggggaaaaggagagaaattcGGGCTGGGAACGGCGGGAAACttcaggggagggagggagggagggaaagatggatggtggatggatggacagatggacagacagagggatggagggacggATGGACACATTCACCCTGCCCGTGtgtgccagggagagcagggacgctcgcagccctgccagggggagCGCTGGTagcccagctgtgccaagggGAGCGTCCCCCCTCCAGTTCCTGCTGGGCACCTCCTGGgcacctccctgccccactcccaCGAACCCACTCTGCCCCCGGGGCTGTCATCGCTGTCCCCAGCCGGGTTTTTACCCACTTCCCGGGTAAAAAGACCCCTTccataaaaacccccaaacaagGGGAAGCGGGGTGCCCCGCGAGTTCCGCCTGACTCCAGAGCCCCcgttcccagccagccctgctggaacgAGCCGGGAATCGCTGGCGGGGGGGCAATGAGGGAATCGATAGGGCCGGCTCCGGCTGCAGTCCCAGGGACACGCACACAGCGCTCGTGTTACTCCCGGCAGCCGCGCTCCTCCATTTCAGCGCTTCCCAGCGCCTCCCGTCACTCTCCACCTCTGGAGACCAAGATGACACCGCGGGGAGAGCCCCGAGGGACCCCGCGTCCCCTCTGCCACCGCGCTGCCGCCTCCCGCGCCGCCTCAGCCGGCGCTCCCCGTCCCCACCGAGCGCCCCGATGCCCCCAAACCCGCCCgtgcccaaacccagcccagcgGGCACCCCGAGGTGCCAGGACCGTGTGCCGCCTCTCGGAGGGGTTTGGAGGTGAGGGCAAACCTTTCCTGCCACCGCAGGGCTCAGCTGTGGGCGCAGCCCGCGGGAAGGACGCTGGGGTAGGTGAGCTGCAGGCGACAGGAGCGCCCGCAGGGCGCAGGGACGGTGCCCGCCCCGGCCGCCATCGGCCCGAGGGGGGCACAGGGAACCGGTGTCCCCTCCCGGGGCTCGGGTGACAACGCGGAGCGGCCCTGGGACAGCGGGGGGTGCGCAGGGGGGTGGCACGGGCAGCGCCAGGGCTTTGCAGGACCCCCCCGTGCACCCCCGAGGGGACAAGGGGAGCCCCCCCGACTGCGGCACCGAAGGGCAGCGCACAAAGTGCCACCCCCTCCCCGCCGCGACACCGGGAACGGGGGGGACCCCCGGGAatgggggagagggggaggctAAAGGAAAGGGGACGGTGGAGGGGCTGTCCCCGGTCTGGGGCCGGGGTACGGACACCCCCGGCTGCCGCCGGGAACCGGGAGCTCGGggtggggattttggggagggggacactGCGGTGGGCAGGAGCGACAGCAGGACAGCTGGGGCAGGGTAGATCGGCGGGGGAGCCGCAGCAGCGGGTGGCGGACACCGGCTCCGTCACCGCCCGGAGGGATGCGCCCCGCTCCATCCCGCTCCATCCCGCGCGTTCCCGCCCGGTACCTGCGGCAGGTGAGGGCTGCGGGCCGGGATCCGCAGCGCCGctcggccccgctcggccccgctcggccgctctcggctcggctcggccccgctcggctcccgccgcccctcccgccgccgggcccgccccgccccgcccgcggcgccgTCACCATGGCAACCGCGGCTGCACCCCgcccccccgcgccgccggcagggggcgctgaGAGCGCGGAGGGGCGGGGCCTGCGGGGGGGGGCACGTGAGGGAATAACGGGGGAATAACGGGGGAATAACGGGGGAATAACGGGGGAATAACGGAgatggggacggggacagggacggggacaaCGCAGGGACGGAGACAGGGACCGGGAtaacacagggatggggacagggatggagacaGGGAAATACAGGGATAGGGAAACGGATAGGGACCGGGATAACACAGGGGAATAGAGGGATAggggcaggaatggggacagggatatGGGCATGGATATGGGTGTGGAAATACAGGGATGtggatatggatatggataGGGAAATACTGGGATATCGATATGGATGTGGACATGGCAATGCAGGGATATGGACAGGGATAACACAGGGACACACTCCTGGAAACACACGCAGGCACGCGCAGGGATGTGCACACTTGGATGTGCACATGGCTGCACACGGGGACTCGCGCACAGCTGGATTCACAGCTGCATTCACACCTGGGTTCCCACACTCCATCAccccccagcacagacccagaCCTGCGCccgggctctgcaggagcccccTGCGGGAcccagtgccacctgtgcccgctgccacctgtgcccagcgccccccgtgtcccctgcaCGGCCCTCGCAGCCCAGAGCCAACGGCGCCATCAGGAAAGGGAGAGGATTCCCGGGAGCAACGGATTTttgccaggctggagggaaTGTTGACATTTATGGAACGTCCCTTTTCACCTCTGGTGTTCCAAACTCCctcaaatgtctttttttttttttttccttttcttcctttaaaatttttttaattttttttctttctctctctctctcttttttttttttttcttttaatcccAATAAAACAGTAAAGCCTGGGATTCTGAAATCCCTTCCAGGCTCCTCTGGAATATCAAAGTGATTTTCAAACGTTCCAGGCAGGCCTGGATCCCAATGTCATTTAAAGGTTGGCACCTGAGCTTCCCAGGATTTCTAGATTCCTGTTATTATTTATTGCCTGCcagggaaatgaaggaaaagaagggaggaaaaggaaaaaaaaaacagattttggtAGGCTTTTAGGGTGTTTGGGTGGGGAATGAGCTGCAGCCAAGCCCAAAAATCCAGGTTGGGTTTGGGAATAAAGGAGATAATTCCCAAATCCAGATAATTCCTTCACCTATAAAAATCCTTAGCAGTTTATCAGACCTGAGCCAACCCCAGcaggatttttcccttttttttttttctttttagagctgctgcttatttaaaaagaggaaagtcTTTAAATCCCTGTAataataggggaaaaaaatcccatttatttaCCAGGAAGCAGCGCTCTGTGCCTGGACATGCCCCAAATATGCATTGTGACAGCAAAGCCACCATCAATTATTGTCCCCTCCCCAAAATTTGGGTGTTTGGAGGCATTTGGGGGGGCAGCAGCTCCGATGGCCCCGGTTTTCCTGGCAAAGCTGGATTCCCTTCCAGCAGGCCAGTTCTGGGAGTTTTGGGAATTTTtgaatttggggaattttgggacCTTTGTCCcctggggattttggggatgaTTCGAGGTTTCCTGTCAAGGGTGCTCCAGGTTctgctgcccagggggaggTGGGCATTTATTGCTGCCAAATTGGTGTCACCGAGGTGTCACCAGAGCCAAATCAGGGGGTTTGGAGTCCCCAGTGCACCCCAAAACAGGATAGGAACAAGGGGACACACAGCCAAAGGACAGCATGGCGGACATGGCACCAACCCcaagggatttggggtccccagAACACCCAAAACAGGGTCAGGACCCCCCTCCCGAACAGTccatccccagggctctgctgtgctcagcaaagGCCACCAGATGCTGGGGGGCTCCgctccccacacctggggggttctgctccccacacctggggggttctgctccccacacctgggggCTCCgctccccacacctggggggttctgctccccacacctgggggttctgctccccacacctggggggttctgctccccacacctggggggttctgctccccacacctgggggttctgctccccacacctggggggttctgctccccacacctgggggttctgctccccacacctggggggttctgctccccacacctgggggttctgctccccacacctggggggttctgctccccacacctggggggCTCCgctccccacacctggggctccgctccccacacctgggggtTCTGCCccccacacctggggggttctgctccccacacctggggggCTCCgctccccacacctgggggttctgctccccacacctgggggCTCCgctccccacacctggggggttctgctccccacacctggagggttctgctccccacacctggggcTCCGCTCCCCACACCTGGAGggttctgctccccacacctggggggttctgctccccacacctgggggttctgctccccacacctggggggttctgctccccacacctgggggttctgctccccacacctggggggttctgctccccacacctggggggttCTGCTCCCCACACACAGTGCTCTCTGTCACACCTGGGGGATTcttccctcagggctggggaattCTCTCCCTCACCCCTGAAATATTCTCTTCCTCACCCCCGGAATATTCTCTTTCTCACCCCGTAAGATTCCCTTCCTCACCCCTGGAATATTCGCCTTCTTACACCTGGAATATTCTCTCCCTCACGCCTGGAGAATCCTCTCCCGCACACCTGTAGGATTCCCCTCCTCACCCCTGCAATATTCGCTCTCTCACCGCAGGAACATTCCCTTCCTCACCCCCGGAGGATGCTCCCCCATCACCGCCGCGCCCACCCCCCTTTTCACACACACCCACCGCCCCCTCgctccccttcccctccatcccgcccctcccagcactcccaCCCCCCCAGTTCTGGGCCATCGCCCTCACCTGGTCCCGCAGGCGCTCCTGCTGCCCGCGCAGCGCCAGGGCGTGCTGCGGGTATTTGCTCTTCAGGTGGTCCATGAAGGCATCCCGCTTGCGCTCCATCTCCGTCTTCTGGAGGCCGGTGAGCGCCTCCAGGCTCTGGGCGGCGATCACCGTGTGCCGGCGCTCCGAGGTGTGCACCAGCCCCACGTTGGAGAAGCGCCGGGTGCCGTTGCCCAGGGTGCGGTACTCGCGCGGGTACTCGGCATCGTCCGCGGAGATCATGTGCGAGCTCGTCCTGTCGGGATCTGTGCGGGTCCGGGAGAGCACAGCGGGGTCAGGGCACAGTCCCTGgccatggggcaggagggggggGACAGTCCCAGCCGTGGGGCAGGGATAGGGGCAGCCCTCTCCATGGGGCAGAGGTTGAaggttgggatttggggttggggaGGGGGATTTCAGCAAGGAAAGATGGCAGAGCCTTGCTGGGAACGGGATCACCCCTCAAAGGGGTGCAGACAGTGGGATCACCCCTCAAAGGGGTGCAGACAGTGGGATCATCCCTCAGTGGGGTGCACACAGTGGGATCACCCCTCAGTGGGGTGCACACAGTGGGATCACCCCTCAGTGGGGTGTGGACAGTGGGATCGCCCCTCAGTGGGGTGCACACAGTGGGATCATCCCTCAGAGGGGTGCACACAGTGGGATCGCCCCTCAGTGGGGTGCACACAGTGGGATCACCCCTCAGAGGGGTGCACACAGTGGGATCATCCCTCAGTGGGGTGCACACAGTGGGATCATCCCTCAGAGGGGTGTGGACAGTGGGATCATCCCTCAGTGGGGTGCACACAGTGGGATCGGCCCTCAGTGGGGTGCACACAGTGGGATCACCCCTCAGAGGGGTGCACACAGTGGGATCATCCCTCAGAGGGGTGCACACAGTGGGATCGCCCCTCAGTGGGGTGCACACAGTGGGATCACCCCTCAGAGGGGTGCACACAGTGGGATCACCCCTCAGTGGGGTGCACACAGTGGGATCGGCCCTCAGTGGGGTGCACACAGTGGGATCACCCCTCAGTGGGGTGCACACAGTGGGATCATCCCTCAGTGGGGTGCACACAGTGGGATCGGCCCTCAGAGGGGTGCACACAGTGGGATCGGCCCTCAGTGGGGTGTGGACAGTGGGATCATCCCTCAGAGGGGTGCACACAGTGGGATCGCCCCTCAGAGGGGTGCACACAGTGGGATCGCCCCTCAGAGGGGTGCACACAGTGGGATCACCCCTCAGAGGGGTGCACACAGTGGGATCGGCCCTCAGTGGGGTGCACACAGTGGGATCATCCCTCAGAGGGGTGCACACAGTGGGATCGCCCCTCAGTGGGGTGCACACAGTGGGATCGGCCCTCAGTGGGGTGCACACAGTGGGATCGCCCCTCAGTGGGGTGCACACAGTGGGATCATCCCTCAGAGGGGTGCACACAGTGGGATCGCCCCTCAGTGGGGTGCACACAGTGGGATCGGCCCTCAGTGGGGTGCAGACAGTGGGATCGGCCCTCAGAGgggtgcaggggaaggaggtgggTGCCGGGCTCGTTCCCCTGCGGTGGCAGCGCTGTCCCCGCTCCCGGACACGTGGCAGGAGatgaggggacagcggggatgGAGGGGCCGgggggtgcaggggctgggattCCACCAAAGCCGCGATGATCGGAGCGAAACGGGAATGAAGCAGCGCTGGGCGACTGAAAACAGCACAGacgggacacgggacagggacacggggacacgggggacacagGGAAACACGGGGGACACGGAGACACGGACACGGCTCCGGAGCACAGACACACGGGGGCACACGGACACAGGACAGAGcgaaaagaaaatgaaaccagGCAGGGTGGGGGGAAGGTGGAGCGTGCAGGCACCGGGGAGGGGAGACAGGACCCCCATGGCCCCCCAGAGACCCCGGCGGGGGCTCAGTGCCCATCCCGCAGCCATCGCTCACAgcggccggcccggcccgcgggcACCAAGCCCGGGATTGTTGGGATGctttgccccatcccagcccttcccggGGCTCAGCACAAACCCTGTGCTCCAAACATCTCTGCgatgctctgctccatcccaaacccttcccGGAGCTCAGCACAAACCCTGTGCTCCAAACATCTCTGCgatgctctgctccatcccagcccttcccggGGCTCAGCGCAGCCCTGTGCACCAATCCCGGCATCCCTGGGAtgctctgccccatcccaaacccttcccggggctcagcccagccctgtgctccaaACCCGGGATCTCCGGGATGCTTTGcctcatcccagcccttcccggAGCTCAGCACAAACCCTGTGCTCCAAACATCTCTGCgatgctctgctccatcccagcccttcccggGGCTCAGCGCAGCCCTGTGCACCAATCCCGGCATCCCTGGGAtgctctgccccatcccaaacccttcccggggctcagcccagcccaggcaggcaggagagggcaCAGACAGAGGGTCCCAGGCGCAGAGAGGTGACAGGGACTCGTCCTTTCGCTAATAACTCATTCTGAGCACGCTGGGATCTGACttccagggaagctgcagagccGATGGATGCCTGGAAGTCCCCGCACGCTGCCAGCGCCTGGCACCGCCTCGGTGCCCGCAGCTCGAGGCcaccccgcagcccccggcccctgcccagccccgtgcccgcTGCGGGGCGGCTCCAGGACCCCAAAAAGCCACTTTGGGGGTCTCACACCATCCGGGAGCCGCTGTCCCCAGTCCTTGGAGCGGTGCCAGCCTGGCCCGAGGCCAGGGCCTGGCTTTGCCACCACTGGTGAATTTCGCAGCTCGTTCTGCGgggctcagcctcctcctcctgctccccttttAACCTTGATCCATAATTCATCTAATTCTTCTCCCGCTTTTGCCTGTGCCTTCCCTCCTCGGCTCCCGGCAAACAAATCACAGcgaggttttttccccttttcccttattttttttccccctcctcaaTTATTCATGAGCCCGGCAGATCAGTTTGATATCAAACTGATAAGAAAGCGTTATCAGCGGGGTCACGGCCGCGATTCCTCCACTCAAGGTCGCACGAGCGGCTTTGTCACCAGCCCAGCGGGGACATCACGTGCTCACAAACGCCACGGGGACATCCCAAAGCCTTCCCTCCTCCAAAATCCACCggtgcagctctgtgcctcccagctctgccaccaaaTGTCACCTTGGCCGGGTTGtcccccccttttcccagaAAACGGAGCTGGAATGTGGCAAGAGCTGAAGATCCCGTCCCTCCCTCGCTCTGCCGGGTACCCGTGGCATCAGGGAGGTCACAGTGACACCAGGGAGGTCAAGGTGGCACCGGGGAGGACAAGGTGACACCAGGGAGATCATAGTGGCACCGGGGAGGTTACAGTGGCACTGGGGAGGTCACAGTGACACCAGGGAGGTCAAGGTGGCACCGGGGAGGACAAGGTGGCACCAGGGAGGTCACGGTGGCACCAGGGAGGTCAAGGTGACACCAGGGAGATCACAGTGGCACCGGGGAGGTTACAGTGGCACTGGGGAGGTCAGAGTGGCACCAGGGAGGACAAGGTGGCACCGGGAAGGTCATGGTGGCACCAGGGAGGTCACAGTGACACCAGGGAGGACAAAGTGGCACCAGGGAGGTCACGGTGGCACCGGGAAGGTCATGGTGGCACCAGGGAGGACAAGGTGGCACCAGGGAGGACAAGGTGGCACCAGGGAGGTCACGGTGGCACCGGGGAGGTTACAGTGGCACCTCCACCATGCCAAACACCCCCGGGTCCCCTCTGCCATCAGGGGACCCTGCTGGCCGAGGGGACACGGGCAGGGCATCGCCCCGGGCTCCCAGCGGCTGCCGAATTCCAGCCCTGACGGGGAGTCCCGCTGGAGCAGCTCGTCCTGaacccccgggacccccaggagccgcctgcccctctccccgctTCCGTCACAGCCCCACAACGTGCGGTCCTCACTGGGAAATGCAAATCCAAACTGGAAAACTCCTCCCCTGCCTCGGCCGCTCTCCCCAGCACCGGCTCCGCGACCCCAGAGCAGAAAtttgggcaggagctgcacccaGCACCCGACACCCCGCACAGCCACAGCCTCGGAGCCCTTGGAAAGATCCGGAGCACCCTCGGAGCCTGCTCGGGATGGGGGATCGGACCCGGGGCCAGCCCCGCTGTGCTCCGGGGCCACCAAAACCATCGCTGGGGCGCCGCAGAACTCCCGGATTCCTCCCGTCCCACGGGAATTCTGCGGCCGGGGATGGGGATGAAGGCGAGCCCCGCCAGCCGCAGCcgcagcagaaggagctgcagcgCGTCTCCCTCCCGGAGCCGAGCCAGGAcggggatttttggggtgacAGAGGGGGTTTGCTCCCCCCCACCACCTCCCGGTgcccgccccagccccgctgcggCAGCGCGGGGCTGAGGCCGCGTTCGCAGCTCCTTCCCGGCCCCTCCCGCTCCGCCATCAGCATGCAGCTCCCCGCTCCCTAATTACACGCTCCGGGAGCGGAACGCGCCAGCTCCGCTCGCCCGCTCCCAGGGATGATCTgaacaggggcagggaggagctggaccCCCTCAGGGGCGCTTCCAGCCCGCGCTGCGCCGCATCCGCTGCGCGATCCATCCCCGGGACACGGGGCCGGCGAGGATGAGGCGGCCCCGACCCCGCAGCATCGCAAATGTTCTGATCCAGGGGAGGTAAAGTCGCCACAGCCACGTGCGCTGGCCTCGTGTCAGCGCTCCGGAGATGCCACCAGAGATCCCATCCAGAGCGGGTCCCACCCGCAGTGGGCAGGGATGGTCCCGCAAGGAAGCAGCCTGGGGGGCTCGTCTGGGGAAATGAACCTGAAAAccctcagggccaggctggaggaaagGCTGTTAACCCTTCCCTCCCGGCGATAATTCCACCTCAAATCCCCCACaaagtttttttctcctcctcctgcagcagttcAGGAATGCAGCGGTTCCCACACGGCCGCAGCAGATCCCTGGAAAGTGCTCCCCGAGGCTGCTTCCAAGTAGGTCACTGGGGTGGCAGAGCCTGCCCGGAGCCTGCCCgcgctgcccagcccagcccggcccacGGGGACACCCTGCGGGCCGCGTCCCCCGCTCCGGGACCGTCCCCTCGCTTACCCGCGGGCGCAGCGCGGCTCCCACGGCGGCCGGGCAGCGGCTCCGGGGGCACGGGGGGGGCAGCGCTCCGCTcggcgggggctgcgggcggctCCTTGGCCGGGCGCAGGGCTCCCACCACGGCCAGGATGCCGCGGTAGATCCGGGCCAGCCCCTCTCCGAGCAGAGGGAGGTTGAGGGAACGCGGTTCTCTTTGCCGATTCATCCACCCATCGTCCCCACCTGCCAGCAGAGGTGTCACCCGTGCCGGGGCCGGAGCCCCGGGCTGCTAGCAGGGCACGGCCATCGCGTCCTTCCCGGGAAAACAGCGAGACCGGAGAGACCGGTTTGGGTGGAAATCTTCAGGAACGGCGCTggcaggagctcctgagagacagggcagggaaaggccCCCAAAAACCGGAGCGGCTGCGGGATCCGGCTGGGATCCCCCCGTTAGCAGCGGCTCGGCGGGGTTTTATCATCCGGAGGAACGTCTCAAACCCAGTTTATTACTGCAGTCCCATAAATCTTCATGAGGCAGCGAAACCTCGCGCGGGTCGCGGCGAGCGATCAGCGGAGCGTGCAAAATCGCCCGAGAAAGCGCTCGCACAAAaaggggcgaggggaggggaggCGGGGAGTGCATTTGGGGAGAGAGGCAGCCGGGAGGGCGGCAGCCCCTGGGAGCGATGCGGCTCCCCCGCGCCCGGCCATTAGCGCGGCCGGAAGAGCGGGATGCTCCCGCTTCCTCCCGGAGGCTGCACTGCCGCACTGCCCGGCGCCCAGCGAGCCCGCCCGGCTCCCGGAGCCCTGCCCGGTGCTAACCCCTTCCGTGCCGCGCTGCCGGGGGCGGGAGGAGGCGTGGGGAGAGCGGGGGGAGCTCCTGCGCCGCGCGGTTTAACTCGTGTGGTGCTGCAGAGACGGCCCTGGGAATGCGCGCACTGCCAGAGTCGGGCCTGTGGGAAATCAGGGAATGATGGAGTGGTTTGAGGTGGGAAAACCAGccagatcccagccctgccgtgggcagggagaTCCCACCACGCCAGATGGCTCAGAGTCACCGGCCGAACCattgctgtccctgtccctggctcgGCCACCGTCGTGTCCACTCATTTTGGGATGGTCAAGCTCCTTACAGGACCTGCCCTCACACCCAAaaagtgctgggagctgcccagaTGCTCAAGTTATCCCAACAAACGCAAGCCCAGGAGCGTGGACACGGCAGGTGACACCGGGGGGACACCggtgtcccctctcctgccacCGCCACGTCCCCGATAGGGCCAACCCTGGCCGGATCTGGCCACTTAAAGCgaattcccagggaattccagCCTTGGGGCTGCGGGATTGCCGGGAGCGGGGCGGACCCAGGGTCCATCCCAGGGCATGTGAAAGTGAGGGGACTTCAGGGTGTCCTTGTCCCTCTCACAGCGACGCAGGAGCGAAAGCTGCCGGCGACCGGGGTGAGAATCCCCCACCCTCCCCTCGCTGCCGGGCTCATGGAGCGGCCGCCAAATCCCCTGGGAAGAGCCAGGCGACGCCAAGGCCACTCGCAGGGGACCGAGAGCACCCAGCAGGGGACAAACCTCTCCGGGATGTCCCCCGGGATGCGGGAATTGTTCTCCCGCCTCATCCCCCCCTTCCCAAGGATCCCTGCCGGTGCTCAGCGGGCTCCCCGCCGCGCC
The sequence above is a segment of the Molothrus ater isolate BHLD 08-10-18 breed brown headed cowbird chromosome 27, BPBGC_Mater_1.1, whole genome shotgun sequence genome. Coding sequences within it:
- the LOC118696825 gene encoding uncharacterized protein LOC118696825, which gives rise to MNRQREPRSLNLPLLGEGLARIYRGILAVVGALRPAKEPPAAPAERSAAPPVPPEPLPGRRGSRAAPADPDRTSSHMISADDAEYPREYRTLGNGTRRFSNVGLVHTSERRHTVIAAQSLEALTGLQKTEMERKRDAFMDHLKSKYPQHALALRGQQERLRDQQPNYWSFKVSILDFSCFLSEMHVLGCGSRGGWEPRGRRGEKIPGDPQELRNGGKQSENRPRPAERAEGQTGGKVARAGPGCEGKRWELAERRERGMPAVETTLGAPR